The following DNA comes from Elusimicrobiota bacterium.
GAATGTAAATATGTGACTGTTCCAATGGACTCGGAGGGAATGCGCCCCGAAGAATTGGAAAGGGCTTTGAAACGGCATCCTCAGGTTCGGTTTATTTACGTGGTTCCGACCTTTCAAAACCCCGCGGGAAGTACCATGAGTCTCGAACGAAGAAAGGCCCTCATCAAAATCGCCCACAAACGCCATATTCCTATTCTTGAAGATGATCCCTATGGTTTGTTGAGATACAAAGGAAAACCGCTCCCTTCTATTTATGAACTCGCCAAAGGAAAAGGGGTGGTTTACATGTCCACCTTCTCGAAATTGCTTTCGCCAGGAATTCGACTTGGCTATGTGGTGGCGGATCAATCCATCATCAACCATTTGGTTCTTGCGAAACAACCGACAGATCTTCAAACCAATACCCTCATTCAATATGCCGCCTACCATTACTGCAAACGGGGGTATTTGGAAGAACATATCCCCCTTATCATCAAAGATTATGCCCACCGCGCTGGGGTGATGTCAGAAGCGATCCATCGTCATTTTCCACCTGAAGTCACCTTCGTTGAACCCGAAGGGGGTATGTTCTTTTGGTGTACGCTTCCCAAACATATTCGGGCCTCTGACCTGTTTAAGAAAGCGATTAAGGAAGGAGTGGCTTTTGTTGACGGAAGCGTCTTTTTTGCCAATGGGGGCGGGGAGAATACCATGCGCCTCAACTTCACCAACTGCACCGATGACATGATCCGCATCGGCATCGAACGCCTGGGTAAAGTTATTGAGGGTGAACTACGACGTTCAGATCGCCGTTAGGCGTATGATAAATCCTGAGGCGAGGAGCCTCTTCACCCTGCCGACGTAAATAATCCAATCTCGGGATGACCACCTGATCAAAGAAATATTCGGGGTCGATCAAACGGTCATTGATCTCAGCGGCGCTCCAGTGGCTCAACAAAAGACGTTGAACATCTTTTGAGAAATCGTCAAATCTCATCGACTCTTGATAAGTTGAATCACACCAGCCAATAAAAGCAGGGAATCTCGACCAAAAGTCCACCAGGTGGCGGCGTCTCCGCCACTTTTAAAACAACCACAGGAGATATTAAGACCGCGCATCAAAGCCGAGGCCAACGCCACCTGAAAGGTCAAAAGCATGAGCACAATCAATAAGCTGGCACCGCGGGTCCATCTATTGAAAACCAAAGCCAACCCGCAGAAAAGTTGAAGCCATGGCAATACAATCGCCACAGGATTGATGGCCCAAACAGGCAGCATTTTGAAATTATAAATTTGATGAGCGAAGGAACCGGGGGAAGAAATTTTATAGAGACTGGCCCCAACAAACACGAGTCCCAATGCAACCCGCAGAACAAAAAAGAATTTATTTTTCAATGGGAAGCCCCGCTTGCTGCCACTCGGGATAACCGCCATAAAAAATCCGAATGTTTGTATATCCCTGAGCAGCGAGTTCACGTCCCAAAAAGAAACTGAGCTCGCACCCCACCCCTTCGCAATAAATGATGAGCGGATCATTCATATCCACCCCCGCCAAGGCTTCTGCTTGTTTGGTGTCCATCTCATAAAAAGGGAGATTTTTAGAACCAGGAATTCGGCCCGCTGCGAACTCTTCTTTTGAACGCGCGTCCAACAAGAGCGCCGTGTTATTTTTTTCGATCTCAATTACATCCGCCAAAGAAATAAAACCGGGATCGTTGGGACGGGCCATCATTTTATAAGCCTCTTCAGCCGTGGTTGATGAAGTGGGCCAACGACCTAACCACGAAAGGCCCTGTGGTAGAAATTGGCGCAAGACACCAAAAGGAATTGAAATTCCAATTAACAGAATCGCTTCAAAACAAAAGGGACGGATATTCAAATTATTTTGGAGTGGGCGCCGGGACCGACGTTGGAACCGGGGCGCCTGAGGTGGACGAACGCTTGGTGGGAGGAGGAGGCGTTCCTGTGCGAATGGCAATAGTCAGACGATGAGCCCCCTCCTCATTGACGGCTTCCAAGGTGAGGGAGGTATCTCTGGTTTCTTCGTTGGACCCTTCCAATGAAACTTCCAAGGGGACAGAAGCTCCCGCTTTAACGTTTTTTGTGGCCAATTTGACGTTGGCCCATGAGGCCGGCATCTGAACAATATTCAAAGTCATATCTTTAAGGGATTTGTTTGAAATATTGAGCACCTTTTTCTTTTCTTTGGCGCGAGGCTCAAATCCAACCACTCCTTCATTGTCGGGAACCACGGGGGACTGCGGATCGCCCACAAATCCCTTCAACTGAACGGAATATTCAGCGGCCCCTTCAGCGGTTTTGACCTTGGCGGATTTATTGAACGCCGTTCCCAAATAACCGCGCGTATTGAAGGTGAGACTGACCTTGGTTTCTTCATTGGACGCGAGATTTCCAGGAGTGAATTGAGAAGCCGTGCAACCGCAAGTGGTTTGTACGCCGGTGATGGGAATAACCTCCACACCCGTGTTCTTGATTGAAAATTCAGCCGTAATTTTGGAATTATCGGGACTCCAACCGAAATCAAAAGTGGAAGGAGTCACCACCACCATTTCGGGACCGGCGGCAAAAGCCCGACATGAAAGACTGAGCATCATCACTAAAAAACCAATCAACTTCATAACGTTCCTCCTGAGAAACTGGAATGATTCAGTTGAATCGTACCTAAAGGTACTACACAAGGCGCTGTCGCCCCGGCAATCTTTTGGCCGGGGCCCAGGTTTTCCCCATGAAGAAAACCTGGATCCCGTACCGTTCCACAATGATCTTGGTCGGTACGTACCGGCATTATGTAAATCAATGTATCGGTACGGCCAGAAAACATGCCGGGATAACGGCACTAAAATATTCACCGTTGATAGACGGTAATGGCCTTTCAACTGAATTATTTGAGTAAATATGGACGGATATTAGTAAAGATAAAATGGAAAAATTTGCTCATGAAAAAACCGCAAGTTTTCTTCGATATGTCGAAAAAGATCCTCATCACTCAACCGTTCTTCTCCGGCGTCTTTCAATTTATTGGAGCCTGTCACAACTCGCACTTCTTCCCAGACGGGTTTAAATTCCTGGGGATGCGCTTTTCTTAAAAAAAGAAAGGTTTCCTGAAAAATCTGTAAGGGCCGCACCCGCGCGCGGTCAGTCAATATCAAACGGACCCCCTGACACAATTGTCCTGCATAAATATCAGTTGTGGGGGTGAACTCCACTGTTTCAAATAATACTCCAGGAAAATTTTTCTCCCGAAGGAACGCCACCAGCGCTTTCGATTTGATCCACGGGGCTCCGAAGATTTCAAAGGGGGTATCTGTTCCTCGTCCCACCGCCACATTTGTGGCTTCAAAACAACCCACCCCCACATAAAGAAGCGCGGCATTGAGGGAACGAATGTTGGGGGAAGGGGGGACAAATTCCAATCCTGTCTGATCAAACCAATCTGACCGTTTCCAATTTCTCATGGGGATCACCCACAAATCGGCTTGAAGGTTTTGGGTTTGATTCATCCAAAGGGCCAATTCACCCACCGTCAAACCGTGTCTGACGGGAATTTGGAAATACCCCGTCATTCGTCGGATATCCGGGTCCAAAATATCTCCTTCGATAATGTCTCCCCGTATCGGGTTCGGCCGGTCCAACACAACGAAACGCAACTTTCTTTTAGCCGCCTCTTCTAGAGCCATGCCCATCGTTGTTATGTACGTATAAAAACGAGTGCCGATGTCTTGAATGTCGAACACCAGCGTGTCGACATTCTGGAGCATCCGCGACGTGGGGCGATTGGTGGAACCATAAAGACTGTAAATGGGCAATTTGGTTTTGGGGTCAATACCATCCCCAACATTCTGCCCATGTTCATCGGTTCCTCGAAAACCATGTTCAGGGGAGAGCACACAGATTAACTGTACATACGGCGCGTTGAACAAAATATCAACAGTGGATTCTCCCTCGCGGTTTAAACCGGTGTGGTTGGTAATCAAGGCCACGCGCCGGCCTTGGAGTTGTTCAAAGCGACTTCTCTCCAATTCGTCGATGCCAAGGCTAACTTGAGAAAAAGCCAATGGACAAACAAGAAGAAGAGACGCGAAAAAAATAGTGAAAGGGGCAATCTTCCTTCCTCCGTTGTAGAGGGGAGAGGTGAGGAGGGGAACCCCTCCCGGCCTCCCCACTGTAAAGCGTGGGGAGGAGTCGATTTCCTTTATATTAACGCTCATTGTCCCGGTCCATCACAGGCGCCAAGAGTCGCGCCAGCGCCATGGTACCGAAGGTGCCAATTAAAACCAGCCACGTCCACCCCACGATCACGATTCCTTTTTCTGTTAAGAACAACAGAACCGCATTGATCGCCGCCATTGTCACCATCGCCACAATATTGGCCTTGTTGCTTTTAACTTGCGTGAGAAGCCCCAGCAAAAAGACGCCCAGCAAGGATCCAAAGGTCACGCCACCTATCTTAAATGCGAGCCAAAGAAAACCAGACAAGGCGCTAAACGAATAGGCCAACACCCCCAACACCACCCCAAACACCAACACCATCACCCGCGCCACTCTCAAGTAATGTTGATCCGTGGCTCCTTTTCGAATGAGCGGCTTGTAAAAGTCCGTCACAAAAGACGCGGTTAAAGATCCCAACGGAGAATCAATACTGGCCATGACGACGGCGCTCAGCACCAATCCCCGGAGAAGAGCCGGCATCTCAAAATTGGCGAAATGGGGGAAAACATCATCCAATTTGGCCGGTAAGGAAGCCCCCGTATGTTGTTGATAAAAAACAAATAGGCCGGCCCCAATGACCAAGTGGATCAACAATACAAGCAACCCCACCAATGGAGTAGCCAAGGTGGTTTTTTGACTTTTCTGACGTGTCTCCAACGTCAGCAACCGTTGCATGAGCTCATGATCGGTTCCATAGGCGGCCATCGATCCAAAAAAACCGTTCAGAATGGCCAACCACCAGATGTTGGGATCGGAAAAAATCGTTTTGAAAAATTGAGGATCGGAGACATTCGGCCCCCAATTCATAACGTCGAGTTTTCCAGCCAGTCTCGCCGCTTTAAAAATCCCAAAAAATCCGCCCTCAATAGCGGATGAGAGAAAAACCAACGTGGCACTCCCGGCCACAATAAACAAAAAGGCCTGCCAGGCCCCTGTCCAAATGACGGCTTTCACGCCGCCCCAACTGATATAGAGCATCGCCGCAATGGAGAAAACCAAAAGGGTTGGAACCAAATTCCATCCCAAAAGAACCGACACCGCTTTGGCCGCCACCGTGAGCCGAACGCCCGACCCGAGCAACCGTGTCACGAAGAAAAACCCGGTGGCCGCATATTGTGTTTCGGCGCCAAAGCGGTGTTTGAGAAATTCGTAAATGGTGGTGCAGTTGAACTTGTAAAAGGCCGGAATAAAAAAGAACGCCAAGGCGATGCGTGATCCAAAGGATCCGATAAAAAATTGGAGGTACTGCCAATTCTCTTTATAGGCCGTGGCCGGAACCGAAATAATGGTGACCGCGCTGATTTCGGTGGCCACGAAGGAAAGGCAGGCCGCCCACATCGGAATTTTTCGATTGCCCAAGAAAAAAGCTTGGGTTGAATTTTCTTCCCGGCCCATCCAAAAACCAATCGCAAAGAGGACCGCGATAGAAACCGAAAGGACGCCATAATCCACCATGGTTAAATAAGAGGGGCCGCCAAACCAGGTCATGGCTTCGTGATGGAACCCAATACGCGAGCTTGTTTGGCTCCGGTTCCTGAGGGCAAATGATTGATTTGATGATGCAAGCCCCGCAATCCAAAAAAGGCAAACGCCAACGGTTCCTTCGCCTGAGCCGGCAAGCCCGTGGACTCGATGGACTTGACCGGAATGGGCGCAAACAAACACTCCATTTTTTTCATGAGGACTTTGTTATGCACGCCGCCGCCAGAAACAATGAGTTCCGTAACGGAATAATCTTTAAACACGTGATTTCGAAAACTTTCTTGGATGGTGAGACAAGTGAAATAGTTGAGTGTGGCAAGCGCATCTTCAGGGTTGATTCTAATTTTCTCACCCAAATATTCCATCAAGAACCGATGATCAAACATTTCCGGACCGGTTGATTTGGGAGGAGGTTTCTTGAAGTAAGGATGCTCCAACATGCGTCCCACCACCGCCATATCAATGGTCCCATGCTTGGCGCGCGCACCGCCCCGATCAAAGGGCTCTTTGCCTTGCGTGATTTCCTGAACAACCAAATCCATCAAGCAATTCCCAGGGCCGGTATCAAACGCCAACGGGCCTTCCAGGCCGCGTCCCACAATGGTGACATTGGCAATGCCTCCGATATTGAGAAGCGCCCGCACCGGTCCCGATCCAAAAAAGAAATGATCAAAAAAAGGAATCAAGGGGGCGCCTTCACCTCCGACCGCGATGTCTCTTTGCCGAAAGTTGGAAACGACCGGAATACCGGTTCGCTCCGCGATCACCGCTGGATCGGCCAACTGGAGTGTATTTTTCAGTTCATCTTGAGGGCCGTGATAAATGGTTTGACCATGGGAGCCGATGCATTCCACGCTTTCAGGTTTCGTGTGTGTTTTTTTAAGGAGTTTGAGCGCGGCCGCCGCAAAAAGCTCCCCCAACTCCCGGTTCAGCAGAGAGACCTGCGAGGCCGGCAAGGCCCCGCGTTGACGAATTTTGAGAAGAATATTTTCTGGATAGTCGACCGTGAGGTCTCCCAAAAACTCAAAAGAATGCCCCTGGAACCGTCCCAAGGCCGCTGAAACCCCATCAGCAGAAGTTCCGGACATGAGCCCGAGCGCCAAGGCTCCGTTCATTGGGCGATGGCTCGATGCAGGCGGCCGTGAAACTTTGTCAAAAGCCGAATCGCTTCTCGTTTCGAAATTTTCTTTTTCGCCATGACGATCGCGGTCTTCGCATTTCCGCCTGATTGGTCGAGGAGTTGCTGGGCCCTTTTTTCAGATACCTTTCCCAACTCCATGATCAGCCGAGTGGCTCGATTTTCAAGTTTGGCCGACCGCGGTTGCAAATCCACCATCCGGTTTCCATAAACTTTCCCCAGCTGAACCATGCTGACCACTGTCAACATGTTGAGAACCATTTTCGTGGCGGTGGCGGCTTTGAGACGTGTGGACCCCGCTATCACCTCAGGACCTGTTTTGACGGCGATCACGTGACGAGCCGGACTTTTTAAATTCGTCGAGTGGCACATCACCAAGATTGTTTTGGCCCCTTGCGCATTGGCAGCGGTGAGCCCCTCTCGAACGAAGGGGGTTACGCCGCTGGCCGCGATGCCCACCACCACGTCTCCGGTGCGAACATTTTTTCGGACAATGCGGGCCCCCTCGCTCCCGCGGTCTTCCGCGCCCTCTTTGGACCGAAAAACAGAAGAACGCCCACCCGCCATAAAAGCCTGAACCATCGACGGGGGCGTGTTGAAGGTGGGGGGGCATTCAGCCGCTTCAAGGATTCCAAGTCGCCCGCTGGTGCCAGCTCCAATGAAAAACAAGCGCCCCCCTTGTTGAAGGGAGGCCACAATCATCTGCACGGCCTTTTCAATTGAACGCAATCGCGCGCGAACAGAGCGAGCCACTTTGGCATCTTCATTGTTCACAATTTGGAGGGCGCGGCCGATCGAAACCCGGTCAATGTGTCTGGAATGGAAATTGTTTTCCTCAGTGGGAAGTTGAGCGTAATGAATGCGCGTCGTCACGCGTCGAAAGATATCAAATTAACGATTCAAAGGCCGTGAGGAACCGCCCGAATATTCCCATAACGAACCATCTGAGAGGGATCATGACAGAGAATGGCTCCATTGACCGCATGATGAAAGATCAAACGAAGTAAAGATTTTGATGCTGAAAAATATAGGGAAAGGTTCTGCGAACGTTCTCGAGATCCTGATTGATCAACTTGTGCCCATCGCCAAACTCTTGAATGACCAGAACCTGCTTGCCATCGAACGCGCCTTGAAGACAGCGGCGTAAGTTCGCCTCACAATCTTGGGGTTGACGCAAACCTAACACCGCGCCATTTTCAGGATCGCTTGAAAATGTTTCTCTTCAACCGGCTGCACCGACAAGCGCATTCCTTTCCGGATCACCATCATTCCTTCCAGCGTGGGATTGTTTTTCAACAATTCCAGGTTTACCAATTCAGGAAATTTCTCAACGAACTCCAGATCCACCATGAACCACAACGGCTTCTCCGGGGTCGAACGCGGATCAAAAAATTTGGACTTTCTGTCCCACGAGGTGAAATCCGGATAGGCTTCCCGGCACACGCGCGCCAGGCCCGCCACCCCCGGCGGCAGGGCGCTGGAATGATAAAAGAGGACCAGGTCGCCCAGGCACATGTGGTCGCGCATGAAGTTGCGCGCCTGGTAGTTGCGCACCCCGTCCCACGGGGCCCGGCCCTTCTTTTTCAGGTCGTCGATTGAAAAAACGTCCGGCTCACTTTTCATAAGCCAATATCGTATTCTACTGTCCATGATTTCCTCTTCGTCTCCGACGATAAATGAGAAACCAACACGGCCCGCGTTACGAGTCACCCTCCAAGGCCTCGGCACCGCGGTGCCAATCTTTGCCTCCACCCAAGAAAACACGCTTAATTTCATCAATCAAACATTCGAGGTGCGGGACCAAACCCGGCAACTTTACAAAAAGACCTTCCGAAACAAATCCATTGAGAAGCGGCATTTTGCCGTGGACAGGCTGGAGGACACCCTCGAGCAGAACCTGGATTTGAAAATTGACCGGTTTAAGCGCTCCGCGGTGGATCTGGCCGTGCGCGCGCTGGGGGCCGCGTTGATCGACGCCGGCACGTCGCCGGCCAAGCTGGATTATCTCGTGGCCGCCACCTGCACCGGCTATGTGTGCCCCGGCTTGAGCGCTTATCTGGTTGAAGCCTGCCACTTGCGCTCGGACATCCACCTGGCTGATCTGGTCGGCATGGGATGCGGCGCGGCGCTTCCCGCCATGGAGCAGGCGCATAATTTTCTCATCGCGCACCCCGGCGCCAGCGCGGCGGTGGTGTGCGTGGAAATTTGCTCCGCCGCGATGTATTCCAATGATGATATCGGCATCGTCATTTCAAACGCAATTTTCTCTGACGGCGCGGCCGCGCTTGTCATGCGCAGCGACGCGGGGGGCGCGACCGGAAATGGCGCGCGCCCGTTGCCGCGTGTCCGCGCGTTTTCTTCGCGAATCATTCCGCAATGGCGCGACACGCTGCGTTTTGAAACCGAGGGCGGCCATCTAAAAAATGTGCTCGGAAAACACGTTCCGGAGCAGGCGGGGCAGGCGGTGCGCCTGGTGGCGCAACACCTCCTGGGACAGGCAGGCTTGGAGCCGCCCGACATCGACCACTGGATCATGCACGCCGGCGGAAAGAAAGTCATCGATGCGCTGGAAAAATCCCTGCAACTTGCGCCGGCCCGGCTCCAGTCCGCGCGAACCACGCTTAAAAACTTCGGAAACATGTCTTCGCCCACCGTGCTCTTCGTGTTGGAGGAAGAAATCAAACGCCAGGCGCCCAAGGCGGGCGCGATTGGGTTTATGGCCTCCTTCGGGGCGGGATTTTCCGCGCATGGGATGCTGATCGAATGGATTTAAGCCGCCGCGCGGAACTTTTGGAAATCATGGACACCGAAACATTGTCCCTGCCCGAGATGCGCCAAACGCTGCGTTTTCTTGAAACCACCAACAAATATTTTGGAGGAACCGCCGTCATCATCCGCTGTTTGGAGCGGTGGTCGAAACACTGGCCCAAAAACCAGACGGTTCGCGTGCTGGACATCGGAACCGGTGGAGCGGAAATCCCGATCGCGATGGCGCGATGGGCCAAATCAAATGGGCACAAGGTCCATATCACGGGAATCGATTTGGTGGATGAGATCAGCCGCATCGCGGCCCAGAATGCGGCCGACTGGCCGAACGTCACCATCCGCCGCGCTGACTTCTTTGACCTGACTGATAGCAACGAAAAATTTGACTACGTCATTTCATCCCTGCTTTTGCATCATGTTCCCACTGAAAAAATCATTTGCGCGCTGCAAGCCTTTGACCGGCTGTGCGCGCGCGGACTCATCATCAGCGATCTGTTGAGGAACCGCGCTGGCTATTGGGCTGTCACCGCCGCCGGGGTTCTGTTCGGCAACAAAATCGTCCGGCATGATGGGCCGGTGTCGGTGCGGCGCGCCTTCACACCCAATGAGTTGCGAAGCTGGGCGATGGCTGCTGGATTGAATTATCTTCAAGCGAAAAAAGAGCCCTGGTTCAGGGTCAGTTTGGCCGGCGAAAAAACAAGCCCTCACCCCAGCCCGCTCCCCAACATCGGCAGAGGGGGAACAGATAAATCCCCCGTGCACCATGCCTTGGTTGACGGTGAGAAGGCGGGATGCGCGAAATGAAGGCAACCGTGATCGGCGCCGGCCCGGCGGGCTTGAGCGCGGCCTTGGGGCTGCTGCGCTGCGGGTTGCGTGTCGAGGTTCTGGATGAACGGACCAAACCCGGCGGACGCGTGTGCGGCGGATACTTGAATGCGGAGGCGCGACGCCATTTGGAGTGGCTGGGCGTATCATCCGCGATACGTCAAGAATCGGTTGAGGTGTCGTCGGTGATCCTCTCCACACCCACGATTTGTTCCCAATTCCCGGCCTCGCATGACCGTGAAGAAACCTGGGGAATCGCGCGCGACCGGCTGGAAGAAATATTGCTGGAGGCGGTGATGAAAAATGGCGGGCAGGTCCGATGGGGCCGGCGCGTGTCCAATCTGAGCCAGATGGATGGCCCCGCGGTGGTTGCCGCCGGCCGCTTTGGCCTTTCAGGGGGAAAGGGCCTTCATGGCTCGCCGCGCCGTTTGGCGGGCCAGGGCGGGTGGTACGGCTGGAGTTCATTTTTTGAAAACACCGGCCTGGCCCCGGGCACACTGGCGCTGCACTTTCATCCCCAGGGCTACATCGGAACCCTGGTGCTCAAAGATGGCCGAATGAATGTCTGCGGCCTGATCCACCGCGAAGAGAAAAGCGCATTTTCAATTGAAAATATTTTTAAGGAATCGCTGGCGCTTCAACCGCATTTCCGCAAATCGGTGGAACAGGCAAAACGCGCCGGCGCCTGGCGCGCGGTCGGCCCATTGCCGTACGGCGCCTGGATTTCCGAAGACGATTCCTTTTTCGCCGTGGGAGACGCCGCCGCGGTGGGAGACCCGTTCATGGGGGAGGGCCTCGGCCGGGCGTTGGGCGCGGGCCCGATGCTGGCGGAATTGTTTTCCTCACCCAGACCGGCCACGCCGCGCGACTATTATCACATGTGGAAAAAAGCCTACGGCGGCCGCTTCCGTTTGGGAATGATGGCGCGCCCGCTCATCAACGGATCCTTCCTGCGGTGGTTCATGCTCAAGACCCTCATCAAACACCCGCTGTTGATCCAAAAAGCCATGCCGGTTTTTCAAACCGGCTACAGGCCGATGATCCGGCAAGGATCAAGAATATTGTAAATTCCGCGGCATGGCTCAGACGCTTGAAGACTTGGTCGGTTCAAAACTCGTTATTGGCGTTCCTGGAACAAAGATAACGCCTGAGATTGTTCAGCATTTCAAAGCCACCCACGCGGGGGGCGTTATTTTCTATCGCATCAATTTCGAATCCCCAGACCAACTTCGAAAAATGATTTCCACCCTTGAGGCGGCCTTGGGCCGGAAGCTGTTGGTTTGTGTGGACCACGAAGGGGGACGCGTCATCATGTACCGGGATGGCGTCACCATTTTTCCCGACAATCTCGCTTTTGGACAAACCCGCAATGTGGACTATGCGCGCCAAGCCGGCCAGATTGCCGCCAAAGAATTGCGGGCGCTGGGAACCGATGTCAATTTCGCCCCCGTGCTTGACGTGCTCACCTCCAGTTACTCACCCAACATTGGGATCCGGTCCTTTGGCGAGGATTGGAAATTGGTTTCTGATATGGGCGCCGCCTATATCCAGGCCCTGCAAGCGGGGGGAGTTTCCGCCACCGCCAAACATTTTCCTGGCAAAGGGCATGCTCCTGTGGACGCGCATCTCAAACTGCCCACCATCCCCTCCACCTGGGAAGAAATGAAGGAAGTGCACCTTCAACCCTTTATCCGGGCCATTCAAGCGGGAGTGGATGTCATCATGTCCTCCCACCCCAAATATCCAAAACTGGACCCCAACCCCGGTAACATTGCCACTTTTTCAAGGCGAATCATGACCGACTGCCTCCGAGATGAACTGGGTTTTAAAGGAATCATCTCCAGCGATGACCTTGAAATGGGAGCCATCAAAGAAATGTGCCCCATTGAGGTGGCGGCAGTCAAAACAGTGGCCGCGGGCCACGACTTAATTTTGAGTTGCCATGATTTTGATAGTCAGCTGAAATGTTTCAAAGGAATGCTTGAGGCCTACAAGGGAAAATTACTACCAATCAATGAATTAGAAGAGAGTGTTGATAGAATTAATAAGCTTAAAACAAAGCGCTCCCAACGGTTTAATGGAGTGCCTTCGGTTCATGAAGAGGGGCCCAAACTGGCGCAAAAGGTTTCCATTGAAGCCGTTACGGTCATTCAAGACCATCAAAAACTGCTGCCCCTTTCCAACGCCCTCCGCCAAGATGTGGGAATCGTATTCCCACAACTTTCGTCATTTTCACAAAAAATAATGATAGAGAAGCCTTTTGAGGATGAAGTTGGATTTTTTCACGAAATTCTGGGTCATCTTCCCGAAAAACATGTCACCGAAGTGTATGGGATTACCCCGAGCGAAGAGGACATCGAGAACTGCTCGAACCTGGCCAGTCGATCAACCGTCACCATTTTCTTTTGTTTTGATGCTCACTTGTACCCCAAAGAGCAGGCGCTGTTGGCCCTGCTCCAAAGAACCGCCCGCAAACTGGTGGTGGTGCTGATGCGGGATCCCTATGACAAATCATTTCTCCGCCCCAAAGACACGGGGATCACGGCCTTTGGCTTTCGCCGCTGTCAAATTGAAGCTGTTATCAACCGAATATATGGAGAGGAATGAACCTCTTCGCTGATATTGGCGGCACGAATATTCGTTTTTGGACGGAAGGAACGGGCCGAAAAATTGAAAAGCTTGTTTTGGGAATGCGGGGCGTGTGGA
Coding sequences within:
- the nagZ gene encoding Beta-hexosaminidase; amino-acid sequence: MAQTLEDLVGSKLVIGVPGTKITPEIVQHFKATHAGGVIFYRINFESPDQLRKMISTLEAALGRKLLVCVDHEGGRVIMYRDGVTIFPDNLAFGQTRNVDYARQAGQIAAKELRALGTDVNFAPVLDVLTSSYSPNIGIRSFGEDWKLVSDMGAAYIQALQAGGVSATAKHFPGKGHAPVDAHLKLPTIPSTWEEMKEVHLQPFIRAIQAGVDVIMSSHPKYPKLDPNPGNIATFSRRIMTDCLRDELGFKGIISSDDLEMGAIKEMCPIEVAAVKTVAAGHDLILSCHDFDSQLKCFKGMLEAYKGKLLPINELEESVDRINKLKTKRSQRFNGVPSVHEEGPKLAQKVSIEAVTVIQDHQKLLPLSNALRQDVGIVFPQLSSFSQKIMIEKPFEDEVGFFHEILGHLPEKHVTEVYGITPSEEDIENCSNLASRSTVTIFFCFDAHLYPKEQALLALLQRTARKLVVVLMRDPYDKSFLRPKDTGITAFGFRRCQIEAVINRIYGEE